Proteins encoded in a region of the Anaerolineae bacterium genome:
- a CDS encoding baseplate J/gp47 family protein: MTQFIHLNDDWQTPGLLARLDAADDGMVVLVVPTHSRMLANSARLQVIRRRAAQRQMRIALVSSDPTTRRLAAEAGLPAYRSVAEAAQAECPAPPANGHLPEDPQPSVRAELVQWRAQRARERAHIIARHRPRPTPVWVETAGLMVILAALTSLVMLVTALIVPGAYVTLVPSQQTVAVTVDLTATTGVDYPDFNARLIPARRIEVQIEGNGSLPTTGRRDVPDQRATGTVLFINRQATPQEIPLGTVVRTSTGTNVRFRTTASAILGPGVGTTVAVPVEAVDPGPSGNVRSGTITQVDGPLAPLVRVINEQPTSGGTVRQASVVTNADKDRLRQAVLQQVRQTAYQRLSELLQDGEFLPPESISTLILAETFDHFLDEPADTLGLRLRVLARGLAVNGAAGEQIAHQAMQAQIPGRARVLADRVRYQPGPVTVLEERVMYSLTATGEIVSDIDKASVRAAIVGLPLDEARAVLAREWPLAAPPEIRLEPDWIGRVPWVPFRIRVQVDWTGSLGQ, from the coding sequence ATGACTCAATTCATCCATCTCAACGACGACTGGCAGACACCAGGATTGCTCGCCCGGCTAGACGCGGCCGATGACGGCATGGTGGTGCTGGTAGTGCCGACGCATAGCCGTATGCTGGCCAACTCGGCACGCCTACAGGTGATCCGGCGTCGGGCCGCTCAGCGCCAGATGCGCATCGCCCTGGTCAGCAGCGATCCGACCACGCGACGCCTGGCTGCAGAAGCGGGATTGCCTGCCTATCGAAGTGTCGCCGAGGCAGCGCAGGCAGAGTGCCCCGCACCGCCCGCGAATGGGCATCTGCCTGAGGATCCGCAGCCATCCGTTCGCGCTGAACTCGTCCAGTGGCGCGCCCAACGCGCTCGTGAACGAGCTCACATCATCGCGCGCCATCGTCCTCGCCCAACACCTGTATGGGTGGAGACAGCAGGGCTGATGGTGATCCTAGCCGCGCTAACATCCCTGGTGATGTTGGTCACCGCGCTGATCGTTCCGGGAGCATACGTCACGTTGGTACCCTCTCAGCAGACGGTGGCTGTCACCGTGGACTTGACCGCTACTACCGGGGTGGACTATCCTGACTTCAACGCGCGCTTGATCCCGGCCCGTCGGATCGAGGTACAAATCGAGGGTAACGGCTCTCTCCCTACCACCGGCCGGCGTGATGTACCCGACCAGCGCGCTACAGGCACGGTTCTTTTCATCAACCGTCAGGCAACCCCTCAGGAGATCCCGCTGGGCACAGTGGTCCGCACATCTACGGGGACCAATGTCCGCTTCCGCACCACAGCCTCCGCCATCCTAGGCCCTGGCGTGGGCACGACCGTGGCCGTGCCTGTCGAGGCGGTGGACCCGGGGCCATCAGGGAATGTGCGCAGCGGCACCATTACCCAGGTGGATGGACCATTGGCCCCGCTCGTGCGGGTCATCAATGAGCAGCCGACATCCGGTGGCACCGTTCGCCAGGCCAGCGTCGTCACCAACGCCGACAAAGATCGTCTCCGACAGGCGGTGCTGCAGCAGGTGCGGCAAACCGCCTATCAGCGCCTCAGCGAGCTGCTGCAGGACGGTGAGTTCCTACCACCCGAGTCTATCTCGACCCTGATCCTGGCCGAGACGTTTGACCACTTCCTGGATGAGCCAGCCGACACGCTGGGGTTGCGTTTGCGAGTACTGGCGCGCGGCTTAGCGGTGAACGGCGCGGCCGGCGAGCAGATCGCACATCAGGCGATGCAAGCCCAGATCCCAGGCCGGGCGCGCGTGTTGGCCGATCGCGTACGCTATCAGCCAGGGCCGGTCACGGTTTTGGAAGAGCGCGTCATGTACTCGCTGACGGCCACTGGTGAGATCGTCAGCGACATCGATAAGGCGAGCGTGCGGGCTGCCATTGTTGGGCTGCCGCTGGATGAGGCTAGGGCGGTTTTGGCCAGGGAGTGGCCACTGGCCGCCCCGCCAGAGATCCGACTGGAACCCGATTGGATCGGACGCGTTCCATGGGTGCCCTTCCGCATTCGGGTACAGGTGGATTGGACGGGGTCGCTGGGCCAGTGA